A region from the Tigriopus californicus strain San Diego chromosome 9, Tcal_SD_v2.1, whole genome shotgun sequence genome encodes:
- the LOC131886861 gene encoding frizzled-4-like isoform X2, with amino-acid sequence MWTHLWPIWLSLWLGAGLRGVNAGGRYDDSSVVCEPIKAHMCDSLGYNQTGMPNFGNSTRQADALTTLETFIPLVMTQCSPDIQFFLCAVYIPVCQSDVEIQPLIGPCRPLCERVRQRCEKTLMGFNSVWPPVLACHRFPETNSHDHMCMERSEDDRRDIPKFSVSSSSIINLQSNPLFMQKAIDTDHHQFHDLAGQFSNSRVMLNKLILNGQTSAQNEMGQTPSGRCQNLRSPSHWHFVERLDRCVPECGSDVQFREEDKALAEKWMIALTVISSLTGVFTLVSFLLDSNRHQYPERAICFITLAALGYNFGYVIRLIVGREATSCFPSDQNPDLLLLTVEGHRNPACFTVFLFLNFFSCAITSWWLITTLTWFLSITTKLTAKRLSHYVTYYHIFGWGWPASITILLAVMKEMHGEEFSGTCGPAAQDDYGLLVYVILPESIQFSLSLLLLLIGLIVMLSKAGAEDGPTGFKDIAMKMGLYTILFVIAKGLILATFIYEYSERSSWLNRTSTAEPTVDLFLLRLCMGLLFGVLSGTWIISQDTKQVWKREVLHFCCWSKNKKVAYPTVAYSRQSQPKAEGNPESETEYTTLHSTSTPASQRQLQRQKRMQQQVVQLPSHHQPNPQPGNSRATLYSDNHNGSSGQFFL; translated from the exons ATGTGGACCCACCTTTGGCCCATTTGGCTGAGCTTGTGGCTTGGGGCTGGCCTGAGGGGCGTCAATGCGGGAGGGCGCTACGATGACTCGAGCGTGGTTTGCGAGCCCATTAAGGCCCACATGTGCGATTCGCTGGGCTACAATCAGACTGGCATGCCCAACTTTGGCAACTCGACGCGCCAGGCCGATGCGCTGACCACCTTGGAAACGTTCATCCCTTTGGTGATGACCCAATGCTCGCCCGACATCCAGTTCTTCTTGTGCGCGGTCTACATCCCCGTGTGCCAATCCGATGTGGAAATTCAGCCTTTAATTGGCCCGTGCCGCCCGTTGTGCGAGCGGGTGCGTCAGCGTTGCGAGAAAACCTTGATGGGCTTCAATTCGGTCTGGCCGCCAGTCTTGGCCTGCCACCGATTCCCGGAGACTAATAGTCACGACCACATGTGCATGGAACGCTCGGAGGACGATCGGCGGGATATTCCGAAATTCTCGGTCAGCTCGTCCTCGATTATCAATCTCCAGAGTAATCCCCTGTTTATGCAAAAGGCCATCGATACTGATCATCATCAATTCCACGACTTGGCTGGGCAATTCTCGAATTCCCGAGTCATGCTCAACAAGCTCATACTCAATGGCCAAACGAGTGCGCAAAACGAAATG GGACAGACCCCTTCAGGTCGTTGTCAAAACTTACGTTCGCCTTCGCATTGGCATTTTGTGGAGCGTTTGGATCGATGCGTGCCCGAGTGTGGGTCCGATGTCCAGTTTCGTGAGGAAGACAAGGCCTTGGCAGAAAAATGGATGATTGCCTTGACCGTGATATCGTCCTTAACTGGCGTTTTCACGTTGGTCTCGTTTCTCTTGGACTCGAATCGACACCAGTACCCGGAACGGGCCATCTGTTTCATTACTTTGGCCGCCTTGGGCTATAATTTTGGTTACGTGATTCGACTGATCGTGGGGCGCGAAGCCACCTCGTGCTTCCCTTCCGACCAAAACCCGGATCTTCTTCTCTTGACGGTGGAAGGACATCGAAATCCCGCCTGCTTTACGGTCTTCCTGTTCCTGAACTTCTTTTCGTGTGCCATCACCTCTTGGTGGCTCATCACCACCTTAACATGGTTTTTATCTATTACCACTAAACTCACCGCCAAGCGCCTGTCTCATTATGTCACTTATTATCATATTTTTGGCTGGGGCTGGCCCGCCTCCATCACCATTCTCCTCGCCGTCATGAAGGAAATGCACGGGGAGGAATTTTCGGGCACTTGCGGTCCAGCAGCCCAAGATGATTACGGGCTTCTGGTTTATGTGATCTTGCCAGAGTCGATTCAGTTCTCTCTTAGCCTTCTACTGCTCTTGATTGGGTTGATTGTAATGTTATCCAAGGCTGGAGCTGAAGATGGTCCGACTGGATTCAAAGATATCGCCATGAAAATGGGATTATACACAATTCTGTTTGTCATTGCCAAG GGTCTCATCTTGGCCACATTCATCTATGAATATTCAGAAAGGTCCTCGTGGCTCAATCGCACTAGCACAGCTGAGCCTACAGTCGATTTGTTCCTCCTGCGTTTGTGCATGGGACTGCTCTTTGGTGTTCTCAGCGGAACATGGATCATATCCCAAGATACCAAGCAAGTTTGGAAACGCGAAGTTCTCCACTTTTGTTGTTggtccaaaaataaaaaagtagccTATCCGACGGTTGCATACTCGAGGCAATCACAACCAAAAGCGGAAGGTAATCCTGAGTCG GAGACGGAGTATACCACATTGCACTCAACTAGCACTCCAGCATCACAAAGACAACTTCAGAGACAAAAACGGATGCAACAGCAAGTAGTTCAACTTCCATCCCATCACCAACCTAATCCACAGCCGGGGAATTCCCGAGCCACACTCTACTCGGACAACCACAATGGAAGTAGTGGACAATTCTTCCTTTAA
- the LOC131886866 gene encoding lachesin-like isoform X2 codes for MVTATVELSVKLPPVISDNTTRSFRVTAGEKVEMECQSNGFPTPRITWTREDGRMMPNGQEEIITPRKLIINQVRREDTGKYLCWAKNGVGPGDEHRMLTLEVEYPPIIEVPRPKIPQALNHETELTCKIQAFPPPAIHWRQGSEEISNSPMYHVSHFASQNDLTTSVVKILSIDESHYGNYTCEAVNRHGKATQTIELYQSQIPICPPVCGDLDLSNSALNRHGKSLLVVVVLANIFNQIL; via the exons ATGGTCACGGCCACAGTGGAGCTGTCCGTGAAATTGCCGCCCGTAATCTCGGACAACACCACTCGGAGCTTTCGAGTGACAGCGGGAGAGAAGGTGGAAATGGAATGCCAATCGAATGGATTCCCAACCCCAAGAATTACTTGGACCCGAGAGGATGGGAGAATGATGCCCAACGGCCAGGAGGAGATCATTACCCCAAGAAAGCTGATCATCAACCAAGTCCGCAGAGAGGACACAG GCAAATACTTGTGTTGGGCTAAGAACGGCGTTGGACCGGGTGATGAACACCGAATGCTAACCTTAGAAGTGGAATATCCACCCATTATCGAGGTGCCCAGACCCAAAATACCACAAGCCCTGAACCACGAAACCGAGCTGACTTGCAAAATTCAGGCCTTCCCTCCGCCTGCCATTCATTGGAGGCAAGGTTCGGAGGAAATTTCCAACTCACCTATGTACCACGTGTCTCATTTCGCATCTCAGAACGACTTGACAACGTCGGTCGTAAAG ATCCTGTCCATTGACGAATCACACTACGGAAATTACACATGCGAGGCGGTCAATCGACATGGAAAGGCCACACAAACAATTGAGCTGTATCAAAGCCAAATCCCCATTTGCCCTCCCGTTTGTGGAGATCTAGATTTGTCCAATTCGGCTTTAAACCGGCACGGCAAGAGTCTCCTGGTTGTGGTCGTTCTCGCTAATATCTTCAATCAGATCCTATAA
- the LOC131886866 gene encoding lachesin-like isoform X1 produces the protein MKWLLKFMLCVSVFKLSSSQKTPQISYVTPSLTTDIGGEAKLECTIVDRQDYPILWTRVGKGGQNFPIATGPKLLLKDQRFDLELNEKSGQYILSIRDVQPSDASSYLCQIVAGYNSMVTATVELSVKLPPVISDNTTRSFRVTAGEKVEMECQSNGFPTPRITWTREDGRMMPNGQEEIITPRKLIINQVRREDTGKYLCWAKNGVGPGDEHRMLTLEVEYPPIIEVPRPKIPQALNHETELTCKIQAFPPPAIHWRQGSEEISNSPMYHVSHFASQNDLTTSVVKILSIDESHYGNYTCEAVNRHGKATQTIELYQSQIPICPPVCGDLDLSNSALNRHGKSLLVVVVLANIFNQIL, from the exons ATGAAGTGGTTGCTCAAGTTTATGCTGTGCGTTTCAGTCTTTAAGTTGTCATCGAGTCAGAAAACTCCCCAGATTAGCTATGTGACGCCAAGTTTGACAACCGACATTG GCGGTGAGGCCAAGCTGGAATGCACTATTGTGGATCGACAAGACTATCCCATCCTATGGACGAGAGTAGGGAAAGGTGGGCAGAACTTTCCCATCGCTACAGGACCAAAACTCCTCTTAAAAGACCAAAGATTCGACCTGGAactcaatgaaaaaagtggcCAATATATCCTCTCAATTCGAGATGTCCAACCGTCGGATGCATCTTCGTATCTCTGTCAAATTGTGGCCGGATACAACAGCATGGTCACGGCCACAGTGGAGCTGTCCGTGAAATTGCCGCCCGTAATCTCGGACAACACCACTCGGAGCTTTCGAGTGACAGCGGGAGAGAAGGTGGAAATGGAATGCCAATCGAATGGATTCCCAACCCCAAGAATTACTTGGACCCGAGAGGATGGGAGAATGATGCCCAACGGCCAGGAGGAGATCATTACCCCAAGAAAGCTGATCATCAACCAAGTCCGCAGAGAGGACACAG GCAAATACTTGTGTTGGGCTAAGAACGGCGTTGGACCGGGTGATGAACACCGAATGCTAACCTTAGAAGTGGAATATCCACCCATTATCGAGGTGCCCAGACCCAAAATACCACAAGCCCTGAACCACGAAACCGAGCTGACTTGCAAAATTCAGGCCTTCCCTCCGCCTGCCATTCATTGGAGGCAAGGTTCGGAGGAAATTTCCAACTCACCTATGTACCACGTGTCTCATTTCGCATCTCAGAACGACTTGACAACGTCGGTCGTAAAG ATCCTGTCCATTGACGAATCACACTACGGAAATTACACATGCGAGGCGGTCAATCGACATGGAAAGGCCACACAAACAATTGAGCTGTATCAAAGCCAAATCCCCATTTGCCCTCCCGTTTGTGGAGATCTAGATTTGTCCAATTCGGCTTTAAACCGGCACGGCAAGAGTCTCCTGGTTGTGGTCGTTCTCGCTAATATCTTCAATCAGATCCTATAA
- the LOC131886861 gene encoding frizzled-4-like isoform X1 yields MWTHLWPIWLSLWLGAGLRGVNAGGRYDDSSVVCEPIKAHMCDSLGYNQTGMPNFGNSTRQADALTTLETFIPLVMTQCSPDIQFFLCAVYIPVCQSDVEIQPLIGPCRPLCERVRQRCEKTLMGFNSVWPPVLACHRFPETNSHDHMCMERSEDDRRDIPKFSVSSSSIINLQSNPLFMQKAIDTDHHQFHDLAGQFSNSRVMLNKLILNGQTSAQNEMGQTPSGRCQNLRSPSHWHFVERLDRCVPECGSDVQFREEDKALAEKWMIALTVISSLTGVFTLVSFLLDSNRHQYPERAICFITLAALGYNFGYVIRLIVGREATSCFPSDQNPDLLLLTVEGHRNPACFTVFLFLNFFSCAITSWWLITTLTWFLSITTKLTAKRLSHYVTYYHIFGWGWPASITILLAVMKEMHGEEFSGTCGPAAQDDYGLLVYVILPESIQFSLSLLLLLIGLIVMLSKAGAEDGPTGFKDIAMKMGLYTILFVIAKGLILATFIYEYSERSSWLNRTSTAEPTVDLFLLRLCMGLLFGVLSGTWIISQDTKQVWKREVLHFCCWSKNKKVAYPTVAYSRQSQPKAEGNPESQETEYTTLHSTSTPASQRQLQRQKRMQQQVVQLPSHHQPNPQPGNSRATLYSDNHNGSSGQFFL; encoded by the exons ATGTGGACCCACCTTTGGCCCATTTGGCTGAGCTTGTGGCTTGGGGCTGGCCTGAGGGGCGTCAATGCGGGAGGGCGCTACGATGACTCGAGCGTGGTTTGCGAGCCCATTAAGGCCCACATGTGCGATTCGCTGGGCTACAATCAGACTGGCATGCCCAACTTTGGCAACTCGACGCGCCAGGCCGATGCGCTGACCACCTTGGAAACGTTCATCCCTTTGGTGATGACCCAATGCTCGCCCGACATCCAGTTCTTCTTGTGCGCGGTCTACATCCCCGTGTGCCAATCCGATGTGGAAATTCAGCCTTTAATTGGCCCGTGCCGCCCGTTGTGCGAGCGGGTGCGTCAGCGTTGCGAGAAAACCTTGATGGGCTTCAATTCGGTCTGGCCGCCAGTCTTGGCCTGCCACCGATTCCCGGAGACTAATAGTCACGACCACATGTGCATGGAACGCTCGGAGGACGATCGGCGGGATATTCCGAAATTCTCGGTCAGCTCGTCCTCGATTATCAATCTCCAGAGTAATCCCCTGTTTATGCAAAAGGCCATCGATACTGATCATCATCAATTCCACGACTTGGCTGGGCAATTCTCGAATTCCCGAGTCATGCTCAACAAGCTCATACTCAATGGCCAAACGAGTGCGCAAAACGAAATG GGACAGACCCCTTCAGGTCGTTGTCAAAACTTACGTTCGCCTTCGCATTGGCATTTTGTGGAGCGTTTGGATCGATGCGTGCCCGAGTGTGGGTCCGATGTCCAGTTTCGTGAGGAAGACAAGGCCTTGGCAGAAAAATGGATGATTGCCTTGACCGTGATATCGTCCTTAACTGGCGTTTTCACGTTGGTCTCGTTTCTCTTGGACTCGAATCGACACCAGTACCCGGAACGGGCCATCTGTTTCATTACTTTGGCCGCCTTGGGCTATAATTTTGGTTACGTGATTCGACTGATCGTGGGGCGCGAAGCCACCTCGTGCTTCCCTTCCGACCAAAACCCGGATCTTCTTCTCTTGACGGTGGAAGGACATCGAAATCCCGCCTGCTTTACGGTCTTCCTGTTCCTGAACTTCTTTTCGTGTGCCATCACCTCTTGGTGGCTCATCACCACCTTAACATGGTTTTTATCTATTACCACTAAACTCACCGCCAAGCGCCTGTCTCATTATGTCACTTATTATCATATTTTTGGCTGGGGCTGGCCCGCCTCCATCACCATTCTCCTCGCCGTCATGAAGGAAATGCACGGGGAGGAATTTTCGGGCACTTGCGGTCCAGCAGCCCAAGATGATTACGGGCTTCTGGTTTATGTGATCTTGCCAGAGTCGATTCAGTTCTCTCTTAGCCTTCTACTGCTCTTGATTGGGTTGATTGTAATGTTATCCAAGGCTGGAGCTGAAGATGGTCCGACTGGATTCAAAGATATCGCCATGAAAATGGGATTATACACAATTCTGTTTGTCATTGCCAAG GGTCTCATCTTGGCCACATTCATCTATGAATATTCAGAAAGGTCCTCGTGGCTCAATCGCACTAGCACAGCTGAGCCTACAGTCGATTTGTTCCTCCTGCGTTTGTGCATGGGACTGCTCTTTGGTGTTCTCAGCGGAACATGGATCATATCCCAAGATACCAAGCAAGTTTGGAAACGCGAAGTTCTCCACTTTTGTTGTTggtccaaaaataaaaaagtagccTATCCGACGGTTGCATACTCGAGGCAATCACAACCAAAAGCGGAAGGTAATCCTGAGTCG CAGGAGACGGAGTATACCACATTGCACTCAACTAGCACTCCAGCATCACAAAGACAACTTCAGAGACAAAAACGGATGCAACAGCAAGTAGTTCAACTTCCATCCCATCACCAACCTAATCCACAGCCGGGGAATTCCCGAGCCACACTCTACTCGGACAACCACAATGGAAGTAGTGGACAATTCTTCCTTTAA